The Chitinophagales bacterium genomic sequence ATTAAATTACTAGCAATATATCTAGTTGTTGGAATAGCAACACCAATAGCCAATACAATTTGTATGACGCCTACAATATAATTTACTACATCTGGTTTTGGAATAAAACTTGGTGAGATATTAATGTAAAACTTTGGATTTTTAAAATGATTGATTCCTGCAAAGGCATAAAAAATCACCATTGTATAGAGTAGTATATTTTGAATGATTGACATTATTCTAGTAAAGTTACTTTTTTATTTTGAAACAATCGTATCGAATGCTTCTTGTAATAAATTAAAATTGGTTGAATATGGTGTATAATCGTTGAGTTGTTCTAATTGATTGATGGCACTAGCTATTTGTAAATTATTTTGTTCTTGCACTATTCCCATTTTTAATTTTTCTAATCGCTTTGCTAAATATTCTTGTTCTGTTTGTCCAGCTGTTGGAACAAAGACAGCTTTTTTACCAAGTGTAGCTAAATCCATTACGGTAGAATAACCAGAACGACAAATTACAATTTCAGTCGTACTCAAATAATAATACAATGCTTCGTGATGTACAAAATCTACTATATCTATATTTCTATTTAAAGATTTAACTATAATATCTTTTTTTATACCACGAATAATTAAACAACTTTTATCAATATCTTTTAATTGATGGATTATAGTAGTTTCAAAATGCGTTCGTAGTGGTTCAACACCAGATAATAGCACTACAATATCATAGTGTTTTTTTATGTCGTTCTTAGTTTTATTAGCCAACATAAACCGACTCATCAATCCTATATAAAAATGTGGTATAGGAAAATGAATGCCATGTGATAAAATACCACTTAGATTTTTTGCATCATCAACATCTGGAATAAAAAGATAATTAAATTTTTTAATTAACTGCAAATGCATTTTTAAAAACAGAACATTCATTATACCAAATGGTTGTGGTGCTTGTAATGCAATTTGATGACAGATTAATATATTGATACATTTATTATGATAAACACCATATCTGTTATCACTTAAAATAATATCTATTTTTTCATTTTTTATAATATTTTTTATTTGTTGATGTTCTTTATTAATGGCACTTTTTATTTTAGGCAATTGTAGCAAACTTTGTAGAGCAGCATTTCTATTTGGAGCATATTGAATGCCATAATCTGCCAAAACATAATGTTTTAAATAAGGAAAATAATCTGTTAAAAAAGCAAGAGAATTACCATTGCCTGCTAAGATTACTGTTGCCTTTTGTTCTAATAAAAATGTTATAATAGGAATACAACGAGTAGCATGACCTAATCCCCAATCTAATGGAGCGACTAAAATTTTTTTATGTGATAAATCTGCGATGTACTAATGTAGGAAAATATCGTCACTTCCAAGCAGTGTCTCTTGAAAAGGACGCTGCGTTAAATATTTTTAGTACTTAAAATTTTTTTCTTCCATTAATCGTTTTAAGTTGATTATAGCATAACGCATTCTTCCTAAAGCTGTATTGATATTAGTATTAGTAATTTCTGCAATCTCTTTAAAACTTAAATCTGCATAATGTCGTAGTAATAACACCTGTTTTTGTTCATTAGGCAAAAGTTCGATATAACTTCTTACAGCATCACTTTGTTGTTGTTCAAATAAAATATCTTCGTAGCTAGTTTCTTCAACAACAAGTATATCATAAGCATTAAATTCTTCTGTATTTTGTGCAAAATTCGGACTCCTTTTTTGTTTTCTAAAATAGTCCATACACAAGTTATTAGCAATCATCATTATCCACTGTAAAAACTTGCCTTCTTCGCTATAGTTGCCTTTTTTTAATCCATCTATTGCTTTAATAAAAGTGTCTTGAAATAAGTCATTGGCTAACTCATTATCTTTTACTCTAGATAAAATAAAATTATATACTTTCTTTTGATATTTGCTTAGTAGCGTAGCAATGGCTCTTTCATCGCCTACGATAAATCTGTCAATAAGCTCTGAGTCTGTAAGTGCAACTTTATACATAAACACATTGTTTTATTATAATTAAAAATATTCTTTTTAATGTAAAAGTTGCTCAATATCTACCCTTTTTTAATTGTTTTAAAAACTTAATATCAATGTTATAAATAATTTCCTAAAAAAGTATTTCCTTTAACAATGCTTAACGATAAATTGCGTAGAATTGTATGTAATGAGTAAAAATTTAACTAAAAATTTAGAATCGAATAATATTTTTATTAAAGGAGCGAAACAACACAATCTAAAAAATGTAGATGTAAGCATTCCAAGAAATAAATTAGTGGTAGTAACTGGTGTTTCTGGTTCTGGTAAATCATCATTAACTATTGATACTTTATACGCAGAAGGTCAACGACGATATGTAGAGTCTTTGTCTGCCTATGCAAGACAGTTTTTAGATAGAATGGATAAACCTCAAGTAGATTACATCAAAGGTTTATCACCAGCAATTGCAATAGAACAAAAAACTACAACTGGTACTACAAGAAGTACAGTTGGTACACTTACAGAAATATATGATTTTTTACGATTACTCTACGCAAGAGTAGGTAAAACTTATTCACCAATTTCTAATCAACAAGTAATAAAACATACGGTTCAAGATGTGTTAGATTTTATTTTTACTTTAGACGAAAATCAGAAAATACAAATATTAGCACCTTTGTTAGATGTAAGTGCTACAAAATTAGCAACACTACAAAAAGATGGTATTAGCAGATTATTGATTGATGATACTGTTGTTCAGTTATCAGAAGTACAAGAAAATATATCAAACAAAAATGTATTTATTTTAATTGATAGAGCCACTGCAAATGCTGCTGAAGAAAACAGACATCGTTTGGCAGATTCTATAAATTTGGCTTTTGTTTTAGGAAATGGTAATTGTGTAATTGATATTCCTAATGACAAAAAATACGAATTCAACAACAAATTTGAATTAGATGGCATGTCGTTTGAAGAACCATCGCCACAGTTTTTTAACTTCAATTCGCCTTATGGTGCTTGTCCAACTTGCGAAGGTTTTGGAACTATTCTTGGTATCGATAAAGACTTGGTTATTCCTAACAAGAATTTGTCGGTGTATGAAGATGCCGTAGTTGCTTGGAAAGGCGAAAGCATGAGTTGGTGGAAAAATCAATTCATAAAAGGAGCAAGTGCTATTGATTTTCCAATTCATAAATCCATTGCCAAATTAAGCAAAGAACAAAATGATATTTTATGGAATGGTGCAAAAGGTTTTTATGGCATCAATGCATTTTTTAAAGATGTAGAATCACAGACATATAAAATTCAGTATCGAGTGCTGTTGTCTAGATATAGAGGAAGAACTGAATGCTACGATTGTAAAGGTAGCAGATTACGACCAGATTCTTTCTTTGTCAAAATCAATCATCAAGCTATTGGCGATTTACTACAAATGAGTATCAAAGAATTATATCATTTTTTTAATGATTTGTTTTTAAACGAACACGATGAAAAAATTGCGAATCGTTTGTTAGTAGAAATCAACAATCGACTACAATTTATGATGGATGTTGGATTAGATTATCTTACACTCAACAGATTTAGCAATACACTAAGTGGTGGCGAAACACAACGAATTAATCTAACAAGAAGCTTAGGAAGCAACTTAACCAATGCATTGTATATTTTAGATGAACCAAGCGTTGGCTTACATCCACAAGATACTACAAGACTTATTAAAGTATTACAATATTTAAGAGATTTAGGTAATACGGTAATTGTAGTAGAGCACGAAGAAGAAGTGATATTGCAAGCAGATTATTTAATTGATGTTGGTCCTTTTGCTGGTTATTTAGGTGGCGAAATTGTCTATGCTGGCGATGCAAAAAAAATTAAACAAGCAGATACACTTACTACAAAATATATTACAGAACAGCTACAAATTCCTATTCCAACAATAAAAGCTAAGCCAAGCAATTTTATTACTATAGAAGATGCTTATCTACACAATTTAAAAAGCATCAATGTAAAAATTCCGCTACAAGCACTTACAGTTATTAGTGGTGTTTCTGGAAGTGGAAAAACAACTTTAGTGAAACAGATTTTATATCCTGCGATAAAAAGTGAATTAGAAGAAAAAACAACATTAAACGGACAGTTCAAATCTATCAGTGGATTTAAAAATCACATTCAAAAAATAGAATTTATAGACCAAAATCCAATTGGAAGAAGCTCAAGGTCAAATCCAGTTACCTATATCAAAGCTTACGATGCTATTAGAGATTTGTATAGCAAACAAGCATTGTCTAAAATAAGAGCATATCAATCCAAACATTTTTCTTTTAATGTTGATGGTGGACGATGCGATGCTTGTAAAGGTGAAGGCGAACAGATTGTAGAAATGCAGTTTCTAGCAGATGTGCATTTAGAGTGCGAAGTATGTAAAGGCAAAAGATTTAAAGAAGAAATTTTAGAAGTAAAATACAAAGACAAAAACATTGCAGATGTTTTAGCACTAACTGTAGATGAAGCTATTCTATTTTTTCAAGAAAAAAATGATATCCAAAAAAAGTTGCAACCTTTGCAAGATGTTGGATTAGGTTATATTAAACTCGGACAAAGCAGTAGCACGATTAGTGGTGGTGAAGCACAACGCGTTAAACTCGCTTCATTTTTAACTAAAGCCAATACCAAAGAAAAAATATTATTCATTTTTGATGAACCTACTACTGGTTTGCATTTTCACGACATCAATAAATTGTTAGATGCTTTTTATGCTTTAATTCAAAACGGACATACAATTGTAGTCGTAGAACACAATTTAGAAGTCATAAAATGTGCCGACTGGATGATAGACTTAGGACCAAAAGGTGGTGACGAAGGTGGCAACTTGTGTTATCAAGGTAAACCAGAAGATAGCATAGCAAGTAAAACATCTATAACAGCACAATACTTAAAAAGTAAGTTTAAGTGATTATATTTGATTCTCATTCTAGAAAGTTTCGTAGTATAACAAAGAAGTTTACCTAACTACCACAGGCAGATTAAGACTCTATTGTAAAAAAATGTAAGTAAGTTAAGAAAGACAATTTTGCTTTATTTTGTTTCTAACAATATTATATGAGTTGCTACTACCAATAAGCATACCTAATCTTTAGTAAAAAGGAAATTAATTCACAGAAAATTCAAAATTTAAAACTTTAGCAACTTAAAAGCTATTAATTTTGTTATTTAGACAAAGTCTTAATAAGCAATGCGATTAAATAAAGCTAAAATAGGTGTCAATTATCAAGTAACAGAGTTTCAAGACTGTTTTATTGCTTGTAAACTAATGTCTATGGGAATTTTACCAGGAACTATTGTAAAAGTACTTAGAAAATCAGTTTTAGGTAGTACTTTCTATATAGAATACAATCAACAATTTATTGCTATAAGAGCCAATGAGGCACAAGCTATATCTATCAACTAATTGAAAAAAACATCTGTACATAAAGTCGCTTTAATTGGAAATCCTAATTCTGGAAAATCTTCTTTATTTAATCAACTAACTGGCTTAAATCAAAGAATTGGCAATTTCCCTGGCGTAACAGTAGATAAAAAAACAGGTTATTTTGCTTATCAAAACATAGATTTTGAAATTACCGATTTGCCTGGAACTTATAGCATGTATCCAAGTGCTTTAGATGAACAAGTAGTGATTGATGTTTTGTTAAACAAAGCACACATCAATCATCCAGAAACTATAATTTATATTGTAGATGCTACTAACTTAGAAAGACATTTGTTATTGCTCTCGCAGTTAATTGATTTACAAATTCCTATTGTTGTTGCTGTTAATATGACTGATTTAGCACTTAAAAAAGGAATTAATGTAAATATTGAAAAACTGAGCACTATATTTAATGTACCATTTATTGCCATTAATGCTAGAAATGCAGTTGGAATTAATCTACTAAAAGATACACTAGTAGCAACTTTGTCTACCGAAAGTAAAGCCAAAAGCATTTATCAATTATCAACTCAAGAAGAACAAATTGCATCAACATTAGCCATAGATGATGATAACTCATATTATAAATTAATGCTATTACATCACTATAAAAAAATAAAATTTTTAGATGCAAATATTAAAAATAGAATAGAACAACATTTATCTAATAATAGTTTTGATAGCTTGGATATACAATTAGAAGAAATTTTAAGCAGATACAATCAACTTACACCAATAGCACAACAAAGTATAGATATTAGTTTACCAAAATCAAACAAGCTTACTTATAAAATAGATAGCATACTAACACATCCTATAATTGGTCCTATATTATTTTTCTTGTTGATGTTGTTTACTTTTCAAGCAATATTTAGTTGGTCGGCGTATCCAATGGATTTTATAGACGAAAAAATGCTACAACTATCTAACTATATAAAAACGCATTTACCAAATAATTTATTGAGTCAATTACTCAGCGATGGAGTTATTCCAGGAATAACAGGTGTAATTATATTCGTTCCTCAAATATTTATTTTATTTTTATTAATAACTATTTTAGAAGAAGTAGGTTACATGGCAAGAGCTGTTTTCTTGTTCGATAGACTAATGCAACGATTTGGCTTAAACGGAAGAAGTATTGTAGCACTTATTTCTGGTGGTGCTTGTGCCATTCCTGCAATTATGAGCACTAGAACAATTAACAACTGGAAAGAACGACTAATTACTATTATGGTAACACCTTTAATTAGTTGCTCTGCTAGAATTCCTGTTTTTGCTATATTAATTGCTTTTGTAATACCAAAAGGAAGTTGGTTGGGTTTTAATACACAAGCACTGTTTTTTATGTTGTTGTATGTACTAGGAATTTTATCAGCACTAATTGCAGCATTTGTATTTAGCAAAATTTTAAAGTCATCACAAACATCTTATTTAATGATGGAATTGCCAAGTTACAAAGTACCTTACTGGAAAAATGTAATTCAAGTATTGCTACAAAAACTAAGCAGTTTTGTATTTGGTGCAGGAAAAATTATCTTTTTAGTATCTATTATTTTATGGTTTTTAGCAAGCTTTAGTACAAAAAAAGGCAATGCAACACTAGCAACTTATAGCGAACAAGTAATGCAAAACCAAACAAAATCTAAAAAAGAAAAAGACTTAATGATAAGTGCTAAGCAATTAGAAGTTTCTTTTGCAGGAAAAATTGGCAAAGCCATAGAACCAGTTATCAAACCATTGGGCTACGATTGGAAAATTGGTATAGCACTCATTACATCGTTTGCCGCTAGAGAAGTTTTTGTTGGCTCTATAGCAACACTATATAGTATAGAACAAGATGCAAGCGATGCTACGATTAGAGAAAAACTATCTAAAGCTAAACATCAAGATACACAACAACCAGTATTTACAGTTGCCAGTGCATTGTCGTTATTATTGTTTTATTTGTTTGCGATGCAATGTATGAGTACACTTGCTATTGTTAGAAAAGAAACGCAATCTTGGAAATGGCCAATTATACAATTTACTTACATGACAGTACTAGCATATGGAGCAGCATTTTTAGCTTATCAAGTATTTAAATAGTTTTTATCGGTTGATGTCAATCAGACATTTGTTAAAATTATTATTATGTTTGACGATAATCAAAAAAAGAAAAAATTAAAAACTTTTTTTAAACATTATTGTTTATCTTTATATGAGATTTGTGGCGGCAGTTAGCATACTATTATTTCTAGTTATTAGCTGTACCAATCAAACTAAAACTACTAAAAGCGAGAAGAAACTTATGCAAACAGAAAATTTACAAATTGCTACATTTGGTGGTGGTTGTTTTTGGTGTATTGAAACTATATTTCAGCAACTAAAAGGTGTTACTCGTGTTGAAAGTGGTTATAGTGGTGGACATAAGGAAAATCCTACTTACAAAGAAGTGTGTACTGGTACAACAGGACATGCTGAAGTAGTTCAAATATATTATGATGAAAATAGCATTAGCTTTGCTCAGCTGTTGAAAGTTTTTTTTACAGTACATGATCCAACAACTCCCAACAGACAAGGCAATGACATAGGAACCCAATATCGTTCGGTAGTTTTTTACCATAACGAGACACAGAAATCATTGACCGAGCAAATTATTAATCAACTTAATGAAGCAAAGGTATATCAAAATCCAATTGTAACAGCAGTTAGTCCGTTTGAAAAATTCTACAAAGCAGAAGATTATCATCAAGACTACTACAATTTGAACCCTGAGCAAAGCTACTGCAAATTAGTCATCCAACCCAAAGTAGAAAAATTCGAAAAAATATTTAAGGAGTATATAAAAGAGTAATATAAGTAATTTATTATTTATTTATACTAAACAGCATTCAAAAATGCTTTATTCTATTGTATTATTTTACTTAATAACCTGAGTTCGGTTTAAGAGATAACAGTAATTTAATTTATAAAATATATAAAATTGAACAATTATTGATATTGTAATTATTGACAACCAATTACTTAATCAATAAAGGGTCCACCATAATGAGAGATAAAATTACTGAAGTTTTTCTTGTGCTGTCGGAAGTTTCCTTCCGACAATAAATAGCTACGCCTTGGTTCGTGTCCGCACGAAACGACTAATTAAAATACTCTAGTATAAAGGTAAGGTGGCGTGGCTACGCCACGCATTACTACTTATACCATTAGCTAATACAACTTAGTCCAAAAACTATCTATAAAAGGTTATGCCGCTACGCGGCATTTTTATATTGCTTTACTTTTTTCTAATGAGGTTAAACTGCTACGCAGTTTTTGTTTTATATTGGACTATTTTTTAACAAGTAATGGTATTAAAAGCTAGTGCTAATAAAGTCGAAGTGCTACGCAATTATTAAGTTACTAAAATATTAAATTAATAATATTATAAATATAATATTTATAATATTTTTTAGTATTTAAAAACCGAACTCAGGTTACTACGGTGCTAGTCTAACTTTTTTCCACGAATTGTTTTCTAGTTGGTAAGCAACTCTATCGTGTAGTCGACTGCTTCTGCCTTGCCAGAATTCAAAATAAGTTGGTTCAACAATATAACCACCCCAATTATTTGGAAATGGAACTTCACTGTCTTGATATTGTTGCATTTTTTGGTCGAATAAATCGTCTAATATTCTTCGGTCTACAATTATTTTGCTTTGTGGAGATACTGTAGCTCCAACTTGACTGCCTTTTGGTCGGCTATAAAAATATGCTTTAGATTGAGTTTCGCTTATTTTCTTTACAGTACCTTCTATTCTTATTTGTTGTTGTGTATTTATCCACCAAAATAATAGCGACACTTTATTTGAAAATGTCATTTCTTTTGCTTTATCACTCTCATAGTTGGTATAAAACACAAAACCTTCTATAGTAAATTCTTTTAATAAAACGGTTCTTACTTTTGGTTGTAAGTTTTCATCAACAGTTGCTAAACTCATAGCATTTGGTTCTATAACATTGGCTTTAATTGCATTATTTAACCAAGTGGCAAATTGTTCAAACGGACTATCAGCACATTGTTCTATTTCTAAGGAAGCAATACTGTAATCTTGTCTAAAATCTTGTAAATCTCTGTTTGGCATTATCTATCTTCTTGATGTTCTGTAAACTCTGTTAATGGATTACTATGGTTCTGTTCGTATTCTGCTCTATTGTTATAAATATCTATTGCAGCATAAATGGCATTTCTAAAAGAAGTTTCATCTGCTACACCTTTTCCTGCAATATCTTCTGCAGTTCCATGATCTGGCGATGTTCTTATAATGTCCATTCCTGCTGTAAAATTAATACCATTTTCTTGTGCCATTAGTTTAAATGGAATTAAACCTTGATCATGATACATCGCTAAAATTCCATCAAAACCAGCGTAATTGCCAGAACCAAAAAATCCATCTGCGGCATAAGGTCCAAAAACTAACATATTTTCAGCTCTT encodes the following:
- the feoB gene encoding ferrous iron transport protein B; translation: MKKTSVHKVALIGNPNSGKSSLFNQLTGLNQRIGNFPGVTVDKKTGYFAYQNIDFEITDLPGTYSMYPSALDEQVVIDVLLNKAHINHPETIIYIVDATNLERHLLLLSQLIDLQIPIVVAVNMTDLALKKGINVNIEKLSTIFNVPFIAINARNAVGINLLKDTLVATLSTESKAKSIYQLSTQEEQIASTLAIDDDNSYYKLMLLHHYKKIKFLDANIKNRIEQHLSNNSFDSLDIQLEEILSRYNQLTPIAQQSIDISLPKSNKLTYKIDSILTHPIIGPILFFLLMLFTFQAIFSWSAYPMDFIDEKMLQLSNYIKTHLPNNLLSQLLSDGVIPGITGVIIFVPQIFILFLLITILEEVGYMARAVFLFDRLMQRFGLNGRSIVALISGGACAIPAIMSTRTINNWKERLITIMVTPLISCSARIPVFAILIAFVIPKGSWLGFNTQALFFMLLYVLGILSALIAAFVFSKILKSSQTSYLMMELPSYKVPYWKNVIQVLLQKLSSFVFGAGKIIFLVSIILWFLASFSTKKGNATLATYSEQVMQNQTKSKKEKDLMISAKQLEVSFAGKIGKAIEPVIKPLGYDWKIGIALITSFAAREVFVGSIATLYSIEQDASDATIREKLSKAKHQDTQQPVFTVASALSLLLFYLFAMQCMSTLAIVRKETQSWKWPIIQFTYMTVLAYGAAFLAYQVFK
- a CDS encoding ferrous iron transport protein A, yielding MRLNKAKIGVNYQVTEFQDCFIACKLMSMGILPGTIVKVLRKSVLGSTFYIEYNQQFIAIRANEAQAISIN
- a CDS encoding sigma-70 family RNA polymerase sigma factor: MYKVALTDSELIDRFIVGDERAIATLLSKYQKKVYNFILSRVKDNELANDLFQDTFIKAIDGLKKGNYSEEGKFLQWIMMIANNLCMDYFRKQKRSPNFAQNTEEFNAYDILVVEETSYEDILFEQQQSDAVRSYIELLPNEQKQVLLLRHYADLSFKEIAEITNTNINTALGRMRYAIINLKRLMEEKNFKY
- the uvrA gene encoding excinuclease ABC subunit UvrA, with protein sequence MSKNLTKNLESNNIFIKGAKQHNLKNVDVSIPRNKLVVVTGVSGSGKSSLTIDTLYAEGQRRYVESLSAYARQFLDRMDKPQVDYIKGLSPAIAIEQKTTTGTTRSTVGTLTEIYDFLRLLYARVGKTYSPISNQQVIKHTVQDVLDFIFTLDENQKIQILAPLLDVSATKLATLQKDGISRLLIDDTVVQLSEVQENISNKNVFILIDRATANAAEENRHRLADSINLAFVLGNGNCVIDIPNDKKYEFNNKFELDGMSFEEPSPQFFNFNSPYGACPTCEGFGTILGIDKDLVIPNKNLSVYEDAVVAWKGESMSWWKNQFIKGASAIDFPIHKSIAKLSKEQNDILWNGAKGFYGINAFFKDVESQTYKIQYRVLLSRYRGRTECYDCKGSRLRPDSFFVKINHQAIGDLLQMSIKELYHFFNDLFLNEHDEKIANRLLVEINNRLQFMMDVGLDYLTLNRFSNTLSGGETQRINLTRSLGSNLTNALYILDEPSVGLHPQDTTRLIKVLQYLRDLGNTVIVVEHEEEVILQADYLIDVGPFAGYLGGEIVYAGDAKKIKQADTLTTKYITEQLQIPIPTIKAKPSNFITIEDAYLHNLKSINVKIPLQALTVISGVSGSGKTTLVKQILYPAIKSELEEKTTLNGQFKSISGFKNHIQKIEFIDQNPIGRSSRSNPVTYIKAYDAIRDLYSKQALSKIRAYQSKHFSFNVDGGRCDACKGEGEQIVEMQFLADVHLECEVCKGKRFKEEILEVKYKDKNIADVLALTVDEAILFFQEKNDIQKKLQPLQDVGLGYIKLGQSSSTISGGEAQRVKLASFLTKANTKEKILFIFDEPTTGLHFHDINKLLDAFYALIQNGHTIVVVEHNLEVIKCADWMIDLGPKGGDEGGNLCYQGKPEDSIASKTSITAQYLKSKFK
- the msrA gene encoding peptide-methionine (S)-S-oxide reductase MsrA; translation: MRFVAAVSILLFLVISCTNQTKTTKSEKKLMQTENLQIATFGGGCFWCIETIFQQLKGVTRVESGYSGGHKENPTYKEVCTGTTGHAEVVQIYYDENSISFAQLLKVFFTVHDPTTPNRQGNDIGTQYRSVVFYHNETQKSLTEQIINQLNEAKVYQNPIVTAVSPFEKFYKAEDYHQDYYNLNPEQSYCKLVIQPKVEKFEKIFKEYIKE
- the pdxH gene encoding pyridoxamine 5'-phosphate oxidase, which encodes MPNRDLQDFRQDYSIASLEIEQCADSPFEQFATWLNNAIKANVIEPNAMSLATVDENLQPKVRTVLLKEFTIEGFVFYTNYESDKAKEMTFSNKVSLLFWWINTQQQIRIEGTVKKISETQSKAYFYSRPKGSQVGATVSPQSKIIVDRRILDDLFDQKMQQYQDSEVPFPNNWGGYIVEPTYFEFWQGRSSRLHDRVAYQLENNSWKKVRLAP